Part of the uncultured Tolumonas sp. genome is shown below.
TTCGTGAGCTGATTTTTGCCCGTCAAATGCTGGTCGTGGTCAAGCAATTAAATGGCTTAGATCTGAAAGATCGCATTACCCCGATTGTGGATGCGTTGCAAAAACTGCCGGAATTCGGCGAACTGCGCGTGGAAACTGCGGATACCAATGAAGCGAAAGAATTGTCTACTTTCTGCCGTAAATTCAGTGTGCCATTGCGTCAGGCGCTCCGTGCCGCCGGCAAGTTAACACAGGATATTGATTCCCGTCGCCCGGTGTTGCACCTGTTTTTCCTGAAAAATGATACTGTCTGGATCGGTTATTCCTATCCGAATAACAATTCACCGTTCCACATGGGCATTCCTCGTCTGCGTTTTCCATCCGATGCACCAAGTCGCTCGACTTTAAAATTGGAAGAAGCATTTTATATGTTTATTCCGCAGGAAGATGACGAATACCGTCTCTGTTCTGGTTTAACGGCGGTTGATCTGGGTGCAAGCCCTGGCGGCTGGACTTATCAGCTGGTGCGACGTGGCATGATGGTGTCGGCTATCGATAACGGGCCGATGGATGAGGCGCTGATGGAGACTGGTCAGGTGAAACACATCATGGCTGATGGTTTTACCTATCGTCCGACCAAGAAAAAACCGTATTGGCTCGTATGTGACATGGTGGAAAAACCAGCGCGTATTACCCATTTGATTGCGCAATGGTTTCGTGAAGATTGCTGTCATGAGGCGATTTTTAACCTGAAATTACCGATGAAAAAACGCTATGCCGAAGTGGAGCATAATTTGGCTGTGTTGAAAGAGTGGCTGGCCGAGTTAGAGGGTGACTACGTGATTCAGGCCAAGCAGCTCTATCATGATCGTGAAGAGATCACAGTGCATGTTTATGATGAAAAGAAATTGGCTCGTCGTCGTTCTGGTGCGTTTAACGTATAACTGAGCAGTGCGGCAGTGATTGAGCAAAAAATAAAGGGCGCATTTTGAGATGTGCCCTTTTTTGATCTTGTCGCTTACGTTGCTGGTGCTGGTGTATAGCGCAGGTCTTTCAGATTAAACCCGAGTGGAATATCGTCTTTTAAGCGCACCAGTTCTTGTGCCAGCAAACAGGCTTCGCGATATTGCTGTGCGAGCAGGGCTTTTTTGTTTTCGCTGGCATCTGCACTCAGCAAGTTAGCCAAAGAGCCATATTCCGCTAACAACTGTTGTGCGGTTTTCTCCCCGATCCCCGGCACACCTTTAATATTCATGCCGCTGATACCGGTGAGTGACCAAAAATCAACGAGCTGGGCCGGTAACAGACCATATTGCTGCTGCACAAAAGCATGATCCAACCAGCGTTTGTTAAAGTAATCGCGGATCTGTAATCCACTGTCCAGCAGTTGGCAGAAACCTTTATCGGTCGAGATCAACGTTGCCTGATGACCATTTGGCATCAGTGGTTTGACTAATGTTGCAATCAGATCGTCGGCTTCGTCACTGTCTGAGACTAATGAATCAATACCCAGCTTAAATAATGAATCCTGTAGCTGATCTAACCCCAAGCGCAGAGCTTCCGGCATGGCCGTACGCCCTTCTTTGTAGGCGGGATATTTTACTTTTCGCCAACCAGACACTTCGCTGTCGAACACCGCAATAACGTGGCTG
Proteins encoded:
- the rlmM gene encoding 23S rRNA (cytidine(2498)-2'-O)-methyltransferase RlmM translates to MNHLMFYCRPGFEKDMAAEIQDKAVALECFGFSRVADNCGFVLFECYGEQDAERLARRLPFRELIFARQMLVVVKQLNGLDLKDRITPIVDALQKLPEFGELRVETADTNEAKELSTFCRKFSVPLRQALRAAGKLTQDIDSRRPVLHLFFLKNDTVWIGYSYPNNNSPFHMGIPRLRFPSDAPSRSTLKLEEAFYMFIPQEDDEYRLCSGLTAVDLGASPGGWTYQLVRRGMMVSAIDNGPMDEALMETGQVKHIMADGFTYRPTKKKPYWLVCDMVEKPARITHLIAQWFREDCCHEAIFNLKLPMKKRYAEVEHNLAVLKEWLAELEGDYVIQAKQLYHDREEITVHVYDEKKLARRRSGAFNV
- the xni gene encoding flap endonuclease Xni, whose translation is MAHLLILDALNLIRRIHSAQSKQNIDDVAAQLAATDITMQRAVKTILQEANPSHVIAVFDSEVSGWRKVKYPAYKEGRTAMPEALRLGLDQLQDSLFKLGIDSLVSDSDEADDLIATLVKPLMPNGHQATLISTDKGFCQLLDSGLQIRDYFNKRWLDHAFVQQQYGLLPAQLVDFWSLTGISGMNIKGVPGIGEKTAQQLLAEYGSLANLLSADASENKKALLAQQYREACLLAQELVRLKDDIPLGFNLKDLRYTPAPAT